One Spinacia oleracea cultivar Varoflay chromosome 4, BTI_SOV_V1, whole genome shotgun sequence DNA segment encodes these proteins:
- the LOC110777389 gene encoding translation initiation factor IF3-1, mitochondrial isoform X1, giving the protein MTAIFCRIKEVKPNNFIHHFKRYYFQIPAPRLANQTAASQRVSDYFFLTNSSRIRSVSQRRDELFNSRVRFFAAPVQIKKKEEIVNPSRPRINEEIKTDILRVVTDEGHTIMSRHDALTRAKNLDLDLVEVDRLAKPPVCKIVDYQRERYKKQVREKERAKIKSAGSLKRGGCKEIRVSAKSESKDVKIKADTIKRLMERGYRVKCMVTGTEDQDLTGTLSQISALIEDEAFVEEERPTFLIVRHVKFGMSKKGGKTSKDKTAASPKIHNTATAADLGKEAYSEEFDMDNDEEVEASLQCEEESAWSDTSVSSAVDQNFAEVFDLSHDVKGSASSQEKQMPFDSKGTSSTFANSASRSTPPVVPSFGGPNVAQETGNRYAKSAANNASAVKIPMRFPNSETQPQSHLHPKVHPPTNFRGPPDEIPPRKGEIGSGQPNSNSLSSTVHHQPPSNIGSPGSQATGFGTFSSTTVDLPKAPRLGGLEGSPPMNSRLPPRQSQIQNQSSHPNSNLSGSIRHQQAPSNTGFGTFSSATVDLPKPSRIGGLEGSPPIKSRLPPNEIPQPRDEIQNRPSHPNSNLSGSIGHRQPPSNTGSPRSQATGFGTFSSTKVDADIPNSVSPSDVTRNSGPGKAPGTLNPPISRPDGPQKSVSPDKKWGIFSK; this is encoded by the exons ATGACGGCAATTTTCTGTAGAATCAAAGAGGTAAAACCGAACAATTTCATCCACCATTTCAAAAGATATTACTTCCAGATTCCCGCACCTCGGCTTGCCAATCAAACAGCAGCATCGCAAAGAGTATCAGATTATTTTTTCCTCACAAATTCTTCGAGAATCCGCTCTGTTTCTCAACGTCGGGATGAATTATTCAATTCTAGGGTTCGATTCTTTGCGGCTCCAGTTCAG ATTAAGAAGAAGGAGGAAATAGTTAATCCCAGCCGACCGCGGATTAACGAAGAGATTAAAACGGATATTTTAAGGGTTGTAACTGATGAAG GACATACTATTATGTCAAGACATGATGCTCTGACACGTGCAAAGAATCTCGATCTTGATTTAGTTGAG GTTGACCGTCTTGCGAAGCCTCCTGTTTGCAAAATCGTGGACTATCAACGAGAGCGGTACAAGAAACAAGTTAGAGAAAAAGAGCGTGCTAAGATAAAG TCTGCTGGGAGTTTAAAGAGAGGAGGTTGCAAAGAAATCCGTGTTTCTGCAAAGAGC GAATCGAAGGATGTTAAGATCAAAGCAGACACAATTAAGAGACTGATGGAACGTGGATACCGAGTAAAG TGTATGGTTACCGGTACCGAAGACCAAGATTTAACTGGAACTCTTTCTCAAATTTCTGCTCTG ATTGAAGATGAAGCATTTGTCGAAGAAGAAAGACCGACGTTTCTAATTGTCAGGCATGTGAAATTTGGAATGTCGAAGAAAGGAGGCAAGACTTCCAAGGATAAAACTGCTGCCAGCCCTAAGATCCATAATACTGCCACCGCTGCAGATTTGGGGAAAGAAGCATACAGTGAAGAATTTGACATGGATAACGATGAAGAAGTAGAAGCATCCTTGCAATGTGAAGAAGAATCTGCATGGTCAGATACTTCAGTTTCTAGTGCAGTAGACCAGAACTTTGCTGAAGTGTTTGATCTTAGCCATGATGTGAAGGGGAGCGCCAGCTCTCAGGAGAAGCAAATGCCGTTTGACAGCAAAGGAACCTCTTCTACCTTCGCTAATAGTGCGTCAAGATCCACTCCTCCTGTAGTGCCCAGCTTTGGTGGTCCAAATGTGGCACAGGAAACTGGAAATAGGTATGCCAAAAGTGCAGCAAATAATGCTTCAGCTGTGAAGATTCCTATGAGATTCCCTAACAGTGAAACCCAGCCCCAATCTCACCTTCACCCCAAAGTTCATCCACCCACTAATTTCCGCGGTCCTCCAGATGAGATTCCTCCACGTAAGGGCGAGATTGGATCAGGTCAACCTAACAGTAACTCGTTGAGCTCCACTGTACACCACCAGCCGCCTAGTAATATCGGTAGTCCTGGATCCCAAGCAACAGGTTTTGGTACATTTAGCAGTACAACGGTAGATCTACCCAAAGCCCCCAGACTAGGTGGGTTAGAAGGATCCCCACCTATGAATTCCAGGCTTCCTCCACGCCAgagtcaaattcaaaatcaatcaagtCATCCTAATAGTAACTTATCGGGCTCCATTAGACACCAACAGGCGCCTAGTAATACTGGTTTTGGTACATTTAGCAGTGCAACAGTAGATCTACCTAAACCCTCGAGGATAGGTGGACTGGAAGGATCCCCACCTATTAAGTCCCGTCTTCCTCCAAATGAGATTCCTCAGCCTAGGGATGAGATTCAAAATCGACCGAGTCATCCTAATAGTAACTTATCAGGATCTATTGGACACCGGCAGCCGCCTAGTAATACTGGTAGTCCTAGATCCCAGGCAACAGGTTTTGGTACATTTAGCAGTACCAAAGTAGATGCTGACATTCCCAATAGTGTCAGCCCTTCAGATGTTACAAGAAACTCTGGCCCAGGTAAAGCTCCAGGTACTTTGAACCCGCCTATATCGAGACCTGATGGCCCCCAAAAATCAGTGTCCCCTGATAAGAAATGGGGTATATTTAGTAAATAG
- the LOC110777389 gene encoding translation initiation factor IF3-1, mitochondrial isoform X2 has protein sequence MSRHDALTRAKNLDLDLVEVDRLAKPPVCKIVDYQRERYKKQVREKERAKIKSAGSLKRGGCKEIRVSAKSESKDVKIKADTIKRLMERGYRVKCMVTGTEDQDLTGTLSQISALIEDEAFVEEERPTFLIVRHVKFGMSKKGGKTSKDKTAASPKIHNTATAADLGKEAYSEEFDMDNDEEVEASLQCEEESAWSDTSVSSAVDQNFAEVFDLSHDVKGSASSQEKQMPFDSKGTSSTFANSASRSTPPVVPSFGGPNVAQETGNRYAKSAANNASAVKIPMRFPNSETQPQSHLHPKVHPPTNFRGPPDEIPPRKGEIGSGQPNSNSLSSTVHHQPPSNIGSPGSQATGFGTFSSTTVDLPKAPRLGGLEGSPPMNSRLPPRQSQIQNQSSHPNSNLSGSIRHQQAPSNTGFGTFSSATVDLPKPSRIGGLEGSPPIKSRLPPNEIPQPRDEIQNRPSHPNSNLSGSIGHRQPPSNTGSPRSQATGFGTFSSTKVDADIPNSVSPSDVTRNSGPGKAPGTLNPPISRPDGPQKSVSPDKKWGIFSK, from the exons ATGTCAAGACATGATGCTCTGACACGTGCAAAGAATCTCGATCTTGATTTAGTTGAG GTTGACCGTCTTGCGAAGCCTCCTGTTTGCAAAATCGTGGACTATCAACGAGAGCGGTACAAGAAACAAGTTAGAGAAAAAGAGCGTGCTAAGATAAAG TCTGCTGGGAGTTTAAAGAGAGGAGGTTGCAAAGAAATCCGTGTTTCTGCAAAGAGC GAATCGAAGGATGTTAAGATCAAAGCAGACACAATTAAGAGACTGATGGAACGTGGATACCGAGTAAAG TGTATGGTTACCGGTACCGAAGACCAAGATTTAACTGGAACTCTTTCTCAAATTTCTGCTCTG ATTGAAGATGAAGCATTTGTCGAAGAAGAAAGACCGACGTTTCTAATTGTCAGGCATGTGAAATTTGGAATGTCGAAGAAAGGAGGCAAGACTTCCAAGGATAAAACTGCTGCCAGCCCTAAGATCCATAATACTGCCACCGCTGCAGATTTGGGGAAAGAAGCATACAGTGAAGAATTTGACATGGATAACGATGAAGAAGTAGAAGCATCCTTGCAATGTGAAGAAGAATCTGCATGGTCAGATACTTCAGTTTCTAGTGCAGTAGACCAGAACTTTGCTGAAGTGTTTGATCTTAGCCATGATGTGAAGGGGAGCGCCAGCTCTCAGGAGAAGCAAATGCCGTTTGACAGCAAAGGAACCTCTTCTACCTTCGCTAATAGTGCGTCAAGATCCACTCCTCCTGTAGTGCCCAGCTTTGGTGGTCCAAATGTGGCACAGGAAACTGGAAATAGGTATGCCAAAAGTGCAGCAAATAATGCTTCAGCTGTGAAGATTCCTATGAGATTCCCTAACAGTGAAACCCAGCCCCAATCTCACCTTCACCCCAAAGTTCATCCACCCACTAATTTCCGCGGTCCTCCAGATGAGATTCCTCCACGTAAGGGCGAGATTGGATCAGGTCAACCTAACAGTAACTCGTTGAGCTCCACTGTACACCACCAGCCGCCTAGTAATATCGGTAGTCCTGGATCCCAAGCAACAGGTTTTGGTACATTTAGCAGTACAACGGTAGATCTACCCAAAGCCCCCAGACTAGGTGGGTTAGAAGGATCCCCACCTATGAATTCCAGGCTTCCTCCACGCCAgagtcaaattcaaaatcaatcaagtCATCCTAATAGTAACTTATCGGGCTCCATTAGACACCAACAGGCGCCTAGTAATACTGGTTTTGGTACATTTAGCAGTGCAACAGTAGATCTACCTAAACCCTCGAGGATAGGTGGACTGGAAGGATCCCCACCTATTAAGTCCCGTCTTCCTCCAAATGAGATTCCTCAGCCTAGGGATGAGATTCAAAATCGACCGAGTCATCCTAATAGTAACTTATCAGGATCTATTGGACACCGGCAGCCGCCTAGTAATACTGGTAGTCCTAGATCCCAGGCAACAGGTTTTGGTACATTTAGCAGTACCAAAGTAGATGCTGACATTCCCAATAGTGTCAGCCCTTCAGATGTTACAAGAAACTCTGGCCCAGGTAAAGCTCCAGGTACTTTGAACCCGCCTATATCGAGACCTGATGGCCCCCAAAAATCAGTGTCCCCTGATAAGAAATGGGGTATATTTAGTAAATAG
- the LOC110780948 gene encoding protein FAR1-RELATED SEQUENCE 5-like: protein MADGFQPSPPLFQPQFQQPTQMFPPQFQPPSFQPRHLQHSPRFVTPPNFQPRHLQHPRFLPPPIFQPRDRHPPPRFQPPARFDNPNQSDLHPPPRFQPPARFDNHYQSDLHPPSRFQPSAQFDNPNQRAFTTLQQVTTETSSGTKENTSETSSATTGETTSAYFSGSKDIWNDLTEDDIRGPLTGYTGTVDELHELYDKHSILLGFSIRKNTLRRDQKTGEIKERYFCCSKEGKRKENTKNTKKEEATVSSESKQKEQSKNARQQNLTRTGCNASIRLKLQNDGKFIVFHHVIEHNHALTRESLQNFERSQRKIDEEKGKVIEGLTLSGITPANSYRYMCNEAGDARVVGHTLVDHMNFTSRLKMKRLEGKDTQAVVNMLIKRGEEDPNFYFRVKVNEANQVISMFWRDGMMQEDYDIYGDVCVFDTTFRTNKYNLVCAPFVGVNNHWSNVMFGCAFIADEKTHTFVWLLETFLDSMGGKAPITIFTDQDQAMANAIEQVFPNTRHRLCLWHLQKNVVSRFGDLKADNTFKDTFKKCLYRCYNEEEFETTWFDMITKYNLQDHDWFTNLYTIKEKWCTALNKDFFSAGILSSQRSESTNNAIGFKGNKSTSLTEFFHIFGATVDRWRYQEDQNEYDCGNALPKSDFPMVGMIKHAANVYTLTLFRDFEKEFKYAMGCISNVNYINGNFFGYKVQHESWPEHTAHYVAFDPTTNSIKCTCRNFEESGWLCFHAIRVLHIHSIVNIPEQYISKRWTKFAKSEVWKRMEHREDNGTEKRKITPWRYEMARNLYNLVINCQGSEVLKEAYAHANESINKVLEKEKAAEKEAAQKAQDDVEAQQTTINIAPSTSSSSSNAPQIIVENPPLVKTKGRSKRKKGFFEIRTSSTAPTEFGTFTQKEQLF from the exons ATGGCCGACGGCTTTCAACCATCACCACCATTATTTCAGCCACAATTTCAACAACCAACACAGATGTTTCCGCCACAATTTCAACCACCGAGTTTTCAACCTCGCCACCTTCAACATTCTCCTCGATTTGTAACACCACCGAATTTTCAACCTCGCCACCTTCAACATCCTCGATTTCTACCACCACCGATTTTTCAACCTCGCGACCGTCATCCTCCTCCTCGTTTTCAACCTCCTGCGCGATTTGATAACCCTAACCAAAGCGACCTTCATCCTCCTCCTCGATTTCAACCTCCTGCCCGTTTTGATAACCATTATCAAAGCGATCTTCATCCTCCTTCTCGATTTCAACCTTCTGCGCAATTTGATAACCCTAATCAAAGGGCTTTTACAACATTGCAGCAAGTAACTACTGAAACAAGTTCTGGAACAAAGGAAAACACATCTGAAACAAGTTCTGCAACAACAGGAGAAACAACATCagcttatttttcag GTTCAAAAGATATTTGGAACGATTTAACAGAGGATGATATTAGAGGACCTTTGACTGGATATACTGGCACTGTAGATGAACTACATGAACTTTATGACAAACATTCAATACTTCTTGGATTTTCAATAAGAAAAAACACATTAAGGAGAGATCAAAAAACGGGAGAGATAAAGGAAAGatacttttgttgttcaaaggaaggaaagagaaaggaaaacacaaagaaCACAAAGAAAGAAGAAGCAACTGTATCAAGTGAGAGCAAACAGAAAGAGCAGTCAAAGAACGCAAGGCAGCAAAACCTTACTAGAACAGGGTGCAACGCATCTATACGATTGAAGTTACAAAATGATGGAAAGTTTATAGTCTTTCATCATGTTATAGAACACAATCATGCCTTAACAAGAGAGTCACTGCAAAACTTTGAAAG ATCACAAAGAAAAATTGATGAAGAAAAGGGAAAAGTAATTGAAGGACTCACACTATCAGGAATAACACCAGCAAATTCCTATAGATATATGTGTAATGAAGCTGGCGACGCAAGGGTCGTTGGACACACATTAGTTGACCACATGAATTTCACAAGTagattgaaaatgaaaagactaGAAGGAAAAGATACACAAGCAGTTGTGAACATGTTAATTAAGAGAGGAGAAGAAGATCCAAACTTTTATTTTCGAGTAAAGGTGAACGAGGCAAACCAAGTAATAAGCATGTTTTGGAGGGATGGAATGATGCAAGAAGATTATGACATATATGGTGATGTCTGTGTCTTTGACACAACTTTCAGAACAAACAAATACAATTTAGTTTGTGCGCCATTTGTAGGTGTCAACAACCATTGGAGTAATGTGATGTTTGGTTGTGCTTTTATTGCTGATGAGAAGACACACACTTTTGTGTGGCTATTGGAAACATTTCTGGACTCTATGGGAGGCAAAGCACCTATAACTATCTTTACAGATCAAGATCAAGCAATGGCAAATGCTATTGAACAA GTATTTCCTAATACAAGACATAGATTATGCTTATGGCACTTACAAAAGAATGTTGTGTCAAGATTTGGAGACTTAAAAGCTGACAATACATTCAAAGACACATTCAAGAAGTGCTTATATCGTTGTTACAATGAAGAAGAATTTGAAACCACTTGGTTTGACATGATTACTAAGTATAACCTTCAAGATCATGATTGGTTTACAAATCTCTAtacaataaaagaaaaatggtgTACAGCTTTGAACAAAGATTTTTTCTCAGCTGGAATATTGTCTTCACAAAG GAGTGAGAGCACTAACAATGCTATTGGATTTAAAGGGAACAAATCAACTTCACTAACAGAATTCTTTCACATTTTTGGAGCAACAGTGGATCGTTGGAGATATCAAGAAGATCAAAATGAATATGATTGTGGAAATGCTTTGCCTAAATCTGATTTTCCAATGGTCGGAATGATAAAACATGCGGCAAATGTTTACACACTTACATTGTTTAGAGATTTTGAAAAAGAATTCAAGTATGCAATGGGTTGCATCTCAAATGTCAACTACATCAATGGAAATTTCTTTGGTTACAAAGTGCAACATGAATCTTGGCCTGAACATACTGCCCATTATGTAGCATTTGATCCAACAACAAATTCCATTAAATGCACTTGTAGGAACTTCGAAGAATCAG GATGGCTATGTTTCCATGCAATACGAGTTCTACATATACATTCTATTGTCAACATTCCAGAGCAATACATTTCAAAAAGGTGGACAAAGTTTGCAAAAAGTGAAGTATGGAAGAGAATGGAACATAGAGAAGATAATGGAACAGAAAAGAGAAAAATTACTCCATGGCGTTATGAGATGGCAAGAAATTTGTACAACTTGGTTATTAACTGTCAAGGGAGTGAA GTGCTTAAAGAGGCTTATGCTCATGCTAACGAAAGCATAAATAAGGttctagaaaaagaaaaagcagcAGAAAAGGAGGCAGCACAAAAGGCACAAGACGATGTTGAAGCACAACAAACCACAATCAACATAGCACCgtctacatcatcatcatcatcaaatgcACCACAAATAATAGTTGAAAATCCACCACTAGTGAAGACAAAAGGAagaagtaaaagaaaaaaaggattCTTTGAGATAAGGACATCGTCAACAGCACCTACAGAATTTGGAACTTTTACACAAAAAGAACAACTTTTTTAG